The Gemmatimonadales bacterium DNA window GTCCGCGTCGCCGTGGTTGTGAGCCCGCTTGGTCGCGGTGACCAGGACCTCGCCGCCGCTCGCGGCCTCGGCCGTGACGCCGCCGTTGACGCCCCGGATCGCGAGCGTCTTGCCGGAGGCGATGCGGCCATGCCAGCTCCACTGATCGCCCTGCGGCGGCGCGTGCCGCGGAGAGTGTCCCCAGCCGGGCGCCAGGGCCACGGCCGCCGCCGCCAGTCCGACCAATCCGTAGTTCATCGATCGCCTCCCCGCCGCGACGACGAGCCGCGGCGCAGGTAGATGGTGCCGCTGAACGAGGCCAGGATCAGCTTCGCGGCGCCGGTGCCGATGGTGAATTCCCATTCCCGGGGGTGCACGTACCCGCCGCCCGGGTTGATGGTCATGGGCCAGTCGGACTCGACGTCGCCGCTGAAGGTGCTGACGGAGACGCTGGCGCTGAGGTCGCCTTCCGGCTGCACGGTCACGTCGCCGGAGTGCGAGTGGAAGCCGTAGCGGCCGCCGTCGTGCACCGGCCCCGAAAAGCCGATGTCGCCGCTCACGGTCTCGGCCTGGACCTCCTGGCCGTCCACCCGCTCGAGGGTGACGTCGCCCGACACGCTGCGGGCGTTCACGTCGCCGCGCACGCCGCGTACCTCCACGTCGCCGCTGGTCGAGTTGATCTCGAGCCGCCCCCGTACGTCCGCCGCCTGCACGTCGCCGGAGACGCTCTCGACCTGCGACTCGCCGTTCGCGCAGCGCAGGGTCACCCCGCCCGAGATCGAGCCCACGGTCGCTTCCCCGCACACGCCGCTGACGTCGACGTCGGCGGAAATCGCG harbors:
- a CDS encoding DUF4097 family beta strand repeat-containing protein translates to MIRTVAVLAIAAAAGAARGLAAQSVDTTIAVQSGARFELNSVSGSVRVQSWNRAQIHVVAEADGARVDVEASSSRVSVRTQPRRGEGDVDFTITVPINTAVEVHAISADVDVSGVCGEATVGSISGGVTLRCANGESQVESVSGDVQAADVRGRLEINSTSGDVEVRGVRGDVNARSVSGDVTLERVDGQEVQAETVSGDIGFSGPVHDGGRYGFHSHSGDVTVQPEGDLSASVSVSTFSGDVESDWPMTINPGGGYVHPREWEFTIGTGAAKLILASFSGTIYLRRGSSSRRGGDR